A section of the Ovis canadensis isolate MfBH-ARS-UI-01 breed Bighorn chromosome 1, ARS-UI_OviCan_v2, whole genome shotgun sequence genome encodes:
- the LEPROT gene encoding leptin receptor gene-related protein translates to MAGVKALVALSFSGAIGLTFLMLGCALEDYGVYWPLFVLIFYAISPIPHFIAKRATYDSDATSSACRELAYFFTTGIVVSAFGFPVILARVSVIKWGACGLVLAGNAVIFLTIQGFFLVFGRGDDFSWEQW, encoded by the exons ATGGCTGGCGTTAAAG cTCTTGTGGCATTATCTTTCAGTGGGGCTATTGGGCTGACTTTTCTGATGCTGGGATGTGCCTTAGAGGATTATGG CGTTTACTGGCCCTTGTTTGTCCTGATTTTCTACGCCATCTCTCCCATCCCCCATTTCATTGCCAAACGAGCAACATATGACTCCGATGCAACAAGTAGTGCCTGTCGGGAACTGGCTTATTTTTTCACTACAGGAATTGTTGTTTCTGCCTTTGGATTTCCTGTTATTCTTGCTCGTGTGTCTGTG ATCAAATGGGGAGCCTGTGGCCTGGTGCTGGCAGGCAATGCAGTGATTTTCCTTACAATTCAAGGTTTCTTCCTTGTATTTGGAAGAGGAGATGATTTTAGCTGGGAGCAGTGGTAG